The Panacibacter microcysteis genome includes a window with the following:
- a CDS encoding serine O-acetyltransferase, with product MDSAFDLNKTIRQELLLNAEGWKRKLAIKAYRYKSYYYNDKRNSILLKFYKAYSFIIGFLIRSNIPTEKVVIGAGLKIPHAFDNVVITHFAKIGKNVTIYHDVTIGIIDGEHYQFGDIEIGDDVFIGTGVKILGKCKIGDGSKIGANSLIVSQDVPPFSLVVAPRAVILPGKLSKNRGEQ from the coding sequence ATGGATTCAGCTTTTGATCTTAACAAAACAATCAGGCAAGAACTTCTGCTTAATGCAGAAGGCTGGAAAAGAAAATTGGCAATTAAAGCTTACAGGTATAAGTCGTATTATTATAATGACAAGAGGAATTCTATATTACTAAAGTTTTATAAAGCCTATAGTTTTATAATTGGATTTTTGATAAGATCAAATATTCCGACGGAAAAAGTCGTGATCGGTGCGGGTTTAAAAATTCCCCACGCTTTTGACAATGTGGTTATTACACATTTTGCGAAGATTGGAAAAAATGTTACGATCTATCATGACGTGACAATTGGTATTATTGATGGAGAACATTATCAATTTGGAGATATTGAAATAGGAGATGATGTTTTCATAGGCACTGGTGTAAAAATCCTAGGTAAATGTAAAATAGGCGATGGATCTAAAATTGGGGCCAACTCATTGATTGTTTCACAAGATGTGCCTCCGTTTTCTCTTGTAGTGGCACCGCGTGCAGTAATACTACCCGGTAAGCTTTCAAAAAATCGAGGAGAACAATAA
- a CDS encoding TatD family hydrolase: MKLIDSHTHLYSEEFKGDIKAVVERAEAQGVEKFFLPAIDSSTHTAMMALETAYPGKVFSMMGLHPCSVNADYRQELSIAEAWLDKRKFVAVGEAGLDFYWDKTYTQEQYKAFEMQMQWALDRHLPIVIHTRNAMQETIEAVQPFAKKGLTGIFHCFGGSFEDAAAITGMGFLLGIGGVVTYKNAGLQQVIEKLDLSHIVLETDAPYLTPVPYRGKRNESSYLLYVAEKIATIKNMPVLEVAAITSANAEKIFGC; this comes from the coding sequence ATGAAACTGATTGATTCGCATACACACCTTTACAGTGAAGAATTTAAAGGCGACATAAAAGCAGTGGTAGAGCGTGCCGAGGCGCAGGGCGTTGAAAAATTTTTTTTGCCCGCAATTGACAGCAGTACGCACACCGCAATGATGGCGCTTGAAACAGCATACCCGGGCAAAGTTTTTTCGATGATGGGTTTACACCCTTGTTCTGTAAACGCAGATTACCGGCAGGAACTCAGCATTGCAGAGGCATGGCTTGACAAAAGAAAATTTGTTGCGGTAGGAGAAGCAGGGCTGGATTTTTACTGGGATAAAACGTATACGCAAGAGCAGTATAAAGCCTTTGAGATGCAGATGCAATGGGCGCTGGACAGGCACCTGCCTATAGTAATTCATACTCGCAATGCCATGCAGGAAACGATTGAGGCGGTACAGCCGTTTGCAAAAAAAGGATTGACCGGTATTTTCCATTGTTTTGGCGGTAGTTTTGAAGATGCCGCGGCAATTACCGGTATGGGCTTTTTGCTGGGTATAGGCGGAGTGGTAACGTACAAAAATGCAGGTTTGCAACAGGTGATTGAAAAATTAGACCTGTCGCACATTGTTCTGGAAACTGACGCTCCTTACCTTACACCTGTACCCTACCGCGGAAAGCGCAATGAAAGCAGCTATCTTTTATATGTTGCCGAAAAGATTGCCACGATAAAAAATATGCCGGTACTGGAAGTGGCGGCCATTACCAGCGCCAATGCAGAAAAAATATTCGGCTGCTGA
- a CDS encoding sulfotransferase family protein has translation MSKPILIIGMARSGTTLVSHILGSLPGVHIEVEPHALWKSGNFKYLSDEEYDADDQVAAQIRKKFLLNLGAKRLVEKSPINSLRPYLVHKVFPEAQIIYIERNAVRCIYSNYSRSLKKDSFKLSIILKKYFLYTGSKDLQGAISERGLLKQISINDLPRFVRYTARMLYLRQVAKALPFGPKIRNFAQVVQQKGLLYYHVAVFKAAQKYKAIYENLYGENMQVFRMEDIMTDQNEIKRMLDFAGLSYTDKWLSDIQASFDNERVKESSAPKKIDAEINDLLNSFDLVK, from the coding sequence ATGTCAAAACCAATACTAATAATCGGCATGGCTCGTTCGGGCACAACACTTGTCTCACATATATTGGGAAGTTTACCTGGCGTACATATTGAAGTAGAACCGCATGCATTATGGAAATCGGGTAATTTCAAATACTTGTCAGACGAAGAGTACGATGCCGACGATCAGGTAGCTGCTCAAATAAGGAAAAAATTTTTATTAAACCTTGGTGCAAAAAGACTCGTTGAAAAATCTCCCATCAATTCCCTGCGCCCATACCTTGTGCATAAAGTATTTCCGGAAGCACAGATCATTTATATCGAAAGAAACGCTGTAAGATGCATTTATTCAAACTATAGTCGTTCATTGAAAAAAGACTCTTTCAAACTTTCCATAATTCTTAAAAAATATTTCCTTTATACCGGTTCTAAAGATCTGCAAGGAGCAATAAGTGAACGTGGCTTGTTGAAGCAGATTTCAATAAATGATCTGCCCAGGTTTGTGCGCTATACTGCACGGATGCTTTATCTCAGGCAGGTTGCCAAAGCATTGCCATTCGGCCCTAAGATCAGGAACTTTGCTCAGGTTGTTCAACAAAAAGGATTACTTTATTATCATGTGGCAGTCTTTAAAGCGGCTCAAAAATACAAAGCGATTTATGAAAATCTCTATGGAGAAAATATGCAGGTGTTTCGCATGGAAGATATTATGACCGACCAAAATGAAATTAAACGTATGCTGGACTTTGCAGGACTTTCATACACAGATAAATGGCTGAGCGATATACAGGCGAGTTTTGACAATGAGCGCGTCAAAGAATCTTCTGCGCCAAAAAAGATAGATGCAGAAATAAACGATCTTCTGAATAGTTTTGACCTCGTAAAATAA
- a CDS encoding AraC family transcriptional regulator has translation MKPILRKVDTGHNYSFSVREDILPYLYNHWHYHPEVELTLIKKGTGIRLVGDSVEQFENNDLILLGANLPHYWRSDAIYFKELQDMHIEAIAVHFKEDCWGKDFLEMPEFVPLKKLLQDAKKGMRITGKTKQQLLPLMEDMLHAKDAKRVITLLDMLHIIAASKDVKYLSSAGFTKSYDHANTERINEIYNFTFNNFQQEISIKSIAAAVNLSPNSFCRYFKTRTLKTYWQFLLEVRIGYACKLLIADKLSVAGICYECGFNNLSNFNRHFKNMMGMTPLQYSKTYLHHR, from the coding sequence ATGAAACCAATCTTAAGGAAAGTTGATACCGGACATAATTATTCTTTTAGCGTAAGAGAAGATATTCTGCCTTACCTGTATAACCACTGGCATTACCACCCGGAAGTTGAACTTACACTAATAAAAAAAGGAACAGGTATACGGCTGGTGGGCGATAGCGTTGAACAATTTGAAAACAACGACCTTATACTGCTCGGCGCAAACCTGCCACATTACTGGCGAAGCGATGCGATCTACTTCAAAGAGCTGCAGGACATGCATATAGAAGCCATCGCTGTTCATTTTAAAGAAGATTGCTGGGGCAAAGATTTTTTGGAAATGCCCGAATTTGTCCCGCTAAAAAAACTGTTGCAGGATGCAAAAAAAGGCATGCGCATTACAGGCAAAACCAAACAGCAACTGCTACCGCTGATGGAAGATATGTTGCACGCAAAAGATGCCAAACGTGTTATTACGCTGCTGGATATGCTGCATATCATTGCTGCGTCGAAAGATGTAAAATACTTATCCAGCGCTGGTTTCACCAAATCGTACGACCATGCCAATACCGAGCGCATAAACGAGATCTACAATTTTACTTTCAATAATTTTCAGCAGGAGATAAGCATTAAATCTATTGCCGCAGCGGTTAACCTTAGCCCCAATTCTTTTTGCCGCTATTTTAAAACACGCACGCTCAAAACATACTGGCAGTTTTTGCTGGAGGTACGTATTGGCTATGCCTGCAAGCTTTTAATAGCAGATAAACTGAGCGTGGCCGGCATATGTTACGAATGTGGTTTCAACAATCTTTCCAACTTTAACCGTCATTTTAAAAACATGATGGGTATGACGCCGCTGCAATACAGTAAAACATACTTGCACCACAGGTAG
- a CDS encoding sulfotransferase domain-containing protein yields the protein MINKLGKIKRYTTNLISVKPSDVYIVSFPKSGNTWVRFYLCNLLNNLPSSHFTNDVISFKILDQTMPELGLSDLRKPWPHENFPRIIKTHLKYNVVMGNHKNILVLRDPKDVMISYFNFEKTKVSSKFKGNTLSNFIRDPKLGINAWCRHYLSWKEQDGIIIKYEELKEKDVDIFLKLNEYLGISCAEDIFLKSVMQSRFESIKKLEAEKGLADPSKVGDGFKFARSGKTGQWKDLFSENDLEYVAETLEKYQIRLYI from the coding sequence ATGATCAATAAGTTAGGTAAAATTAAACGATACACAACTAACCTGATTTCCGTAAAACCTTCAGATGTATATATTGTATCATTCCCTAAATCAGGGAATACTTGGGTTAGATTTTATCTCTGCAACCTTCTAAATAATTTGCCGTCATCTCATTTTACGAACGATGTAATTAGCTTTAAGATATTAGATCAGACAATGCCTGAGTTGGGGCTAAGTGATCTGAGAAAGCCCTGGCCTCATGAAAATTTTCCAAGGATAATTAAGACTCATCTAAAATACAATGTTGTTATGGGAAACCATAAAAACATCCTGGTATTAAGAGACCCCAAAGATGTTATGATCTCATATTTCAACTTTGAAAAAACAAAAGTGTCTTCTAAATTCAAAGGAAATACGCTTAGTAATTTTATCAGAGACCCCAAACTCGGAATCAATGCATGGTGCAGGCACTATTTGTCATGGAAAGAACAAGACGGAATAATTATAAAATACGAAGAGCTCAAAGAAAAAGATGTAGATATATTTCTCAAACTGAATGAATATTTAGGGATATCGTGCGCAGAGGATATATTCTTAAAATCCGTCATGCAATCCCGTTTTGAAAGTATTAAAAAATTAGAAGCAGAAAAAGGATTGGCTGACCCTTCCAAAGTAGGCGATGGTTTTAAATTTGCCCGCTCAGGGAAAACTGGTCAATGGAAAGATTTGTTTTCAGAAAATGATCTCGAATATGTTGCAGAAACGCTTGAAAAATATCAAATAAGACTGTATATATAA
- a CDS encoding glycosyltransferase family 4 protein: MKKLSILFFCSFPPPNTGQTIATKLLYHVLNEEHQIDVINIADKNRFKRKSGNFSLSIVIVLIKKIFELKKKLRRNKYDIVYVVYAPYLFSLLRDVAYARIIKYNASSKIIAHIHCGNYGDNFKSGLKKKLFAYLCNVTDKIIFLSPSLRHFDLPEEKIFFLTNMISDDVICSDAEIQTKLEIKKSESHFKIFFISNMIPEKGYADVLLAAEILRNKGVDNFSVHFIGGWPSVENKNIFLQQIKSLNLTKEIKVYDAINDRNIIKAYFLDADVFVLPTYYPVEAQPLSIIEAFNAATPVISTWHASIPDMINQEENGFLIDKQNPRAIADKITILLDKDKWHAMALNSRRSYLLTYQKSIIAPKLKNIFSADNS, encoded by the coding sequence ATGAAAAAATTGAGTATACTTTTTTTTTGTAGTTTTCCGCCCCCCAATACAGGACAAACAATAGCTACAAAACTCTTGTATCATGTTTTGAACGAGGAGCATCAGATCGATGTTATTAATATCGCTGATAAAAACCGTTTTAAAAGAAAATCGGGAAATTTTAGCCTTAGTATAGTTATTGTCTTAATAAAAAAAATTTTTGAACTCAAAAAAAAATTGCGGCGCAATAAATACGATATCGTATATGTTGTATATGCCCCATATTTATTCTCTCTTTTAAGAGACGTAGCGTATGCTAGAATCATTAAATACAATGCTTCATCTAAAATTATCGCACACATACATTGTGGAAATTATGGAGACAATTTCAAAAGCGGTTTAAAGAAAAAGCTTTTCGCTTATTTATGTAATGTAACAGATAAGATAATATTTTTAAGTCCTTCTCTTAGGCACTTTGATTTACCGGAAGAAAAGATATTTTTTTTAACTAACATGATTTCGGATGATGTAATTTGTAGCGATGCTGAAATTCAGACAAAACTTGAAATCAAAAAATCAGAAAGCCACTTTAAAATATTTTTCATCAGTAATATGATTCCTGAAAAGGGTTATGCTGATGTTTTGCTGGCTGCCGAAATTCTCAGGAATAAAGGTGTCGATAATTTTTCAGTTCACTTTATTGGAGGGTGGCCCTCGGTAGAAAACAAAAATATTTTTTTGCAGCAAATTAAATCACTGAACTTAACGAAAGAGATAAAAGTCTACGATGCCATTAATGATCGAAATATTATCAAAGCGTATTTTCTAGATGCGGATGTTTTTGTTTTGCCCACATACTATCCTGTTGAAGCGCAGCCGCTTTCAATTATCGAGGCATTCAACGCTGCTACCCCGGTAATTTCAACATGGCACGCGAGTATACCAGATATGATTAATCAAGAAGAAAATGGCTTCCTTATAGATAAACAAAATCCCCGGGCAATCGCTGATAAAATAACTATTTTACTGGATAAGGATAAATGGCATGCAATGGCATTGAACAGCCGGAGGAGCTATCTTCTAACTTATCAAAAAAGTATTATAGCTCCTAAATTGAAAAATATATTTAGTGCTGATAACTCATAA
- a CDS encoding polysaccharide deacetylase family protein: MFYTITMPWLVRKMYPTLTWEKPADQKTIYLTFDDGPHPAATPFVLDTLASFNAKATFFCIGKNVAAHMDIYKRIIAEGHGVGNHTFNHLNGWKTSNEQYFNDIFEAAKYIDSSLFRPPYGRINKFQVKLLQKENSENRNNAFHIIMWSVLSGDFDVKLSPQKCLSNVILHTRPGSIIVFHDSTKAWERMSYALPLVLEHFCKAGYRFSALET; the protein is encoded by the coding sequence ATGTTTTACACCATTACAATGCCGTGGCTGGTAAGAAAAATGTATCCTACATTAACATGGGAAAAACCTGCTGATCAAAAAACGATATACCTCACTTTTGATGATGGACCGCACCCTGCAGCAACACCTTTTGTACTTGATACGCTTGCTTCATTCAACGCAAAAGCTACGTTTTTTTGCATAGGTAAAAATGTGGCAGCACACATGGATATTTACAAACGCATTATCGCGGAAGGGCATGGAGTAGGTAACCATACCTTTAACCATCTCAATGGCTGGAAAACAAGTAACGAACAATATTTCAACGACATCTTCGAGGCAGCAAAATATATTGACAGTAGTTTGTTTCGCCCGCCGTATGGCCGCATTAATAAGTTCCAGGTAAAACTGCTGCAAAAAGAAAATAGCGAAAACAGGAACAATGCTTTTCATATTATTATGTGGAGCGTTCTAAGCGGAGATTTCGATGTAAAACTTTCACCACAAAAATGCCTGAGTAATGTTATCCTACATACCAGGCCCGGCAGCATTATTGTTTTCCACGATAGTACCAAGGCGTGGGAAAGAATGAGCTATGCATTACCTCTTGTACTCGAACATTTTTGTAAAGCAGGTTATCGTTTCAGTGCGCTGGAAACATGA
- a CDS encoding GAF domain-containing protein: MAEDLTIATGNKKEQYEHLIPQIAALTEGEPDLIANLANTVAALKEQFGWFWVGFYLVKDNELVLGPFQGPVACTRIRKGRGVCGASWEKAQTLIVPDVEKFPGHIACSSLSKSEIVVPIIRNNEVIAVLDVDSDVYDSFDETDKLYLERVVASVSFI; encoded by the coding sequence ATGGCAGAAGATCTTACCATTGCAACAGGTAATAAAAAAGAACAGTACGAACATCTTATACCACAGATTGCGGCATTAACCGAAGGCGAACCAGATCTTATTGCCAACCTGGCGAATACAGTGGCAGCGCTTAAAGAGCAGTTTGGATGGTTTTGGGTAGGCTTTTACCTGGTAAAAGATAACGAGCTTGTACTGGGGCCATTCCAGGGGCCGGTGGCCTGTACACGTATACGCAAAGGCCGTGGCGTATGTGGCGCAAGCTGGGAGAAGGCACAAACGCTGATTGTACCCGACGTAGAAAAATTTCCGGGCCACATTGCGTGCAGCAGTTTATCAAAATCTGAAATTGTCGTTCCCATTATACGCAATAATGAAGTTATAGCAGTACTGGATGTTGACAGCGATGTGTATGATTCTTTTGATGAAACAGATAAGTTGTATCTGGAGCGGGTGGTTGCTTCGGTTAGTTTTATATAG